The Miscanthus floridulus cultivar M001 chromosome 17, ASM1932011v1, whole genome shotgun sequence genome has a window encoding:
- the LOC136514964 gene encoding transcription repressor OFP8-like translates to MSLAGGGWSRRGGGGSRFEQPPVVVDVGCNCRAQRLLISSLISSLKSLARGVVGKPKSSTHASSSSCWSSSATTGFASSASVTTAATTTFSSLDHHHPSWGPATHAANANANAVYEVDDAAEHATRQRRRRGRQRRRSTCGRAAARAAALGEETAAVAVEVESAVPYEDFRESMVEMVTEKEMYAWEDLNALLQQFLALNSPRHHPLILTAFADLWAPRGGLFCPPSPCL, encoded by the coding sequence ATGTCGCTGGCGGGTGGTGGTTGGAGtcggcggggtggcggcggcagcAGGTTCGAGCAGCCGCCCGTGGTGGTGGACGTCGGCTGCAACTGCCGCGCGCAGAGGCTGCTCATCAGCTCCCTCATCTCGTCGCTCAAGTCCCTCGCGCGCGGCGTCGTCGGCAAGCCCAAGTCGTCTACGCACGCCTCGTCGTCGTCTTGCTGGTCGTCATCGGCCACCACGGGCTTCGCGTCGTCCGCCTCCGTCACCACCGCCGCCACGACCACCTTCTCGTCGCTGGACCACCACCACCCGTCGTGGGGCCCAGCGACGCACGCCGCCAACGCCAACGCCAACGCCGTCTACGAGGTCGACGACGCCGCCGAACACGCAACGCGTcagaggcggcggcggggccggcaGCGGAGGAGGAGCACGTGCGGGAGGGCGGCGGCGCGTGCAGCAGCGCTGGGGGAggagacggcggcggtggcggtggaggtggagtCCGCGGTGCCGTACGAGGACTTCCGCGAGtcgatggtggagatggtgacgGAGAAGGAGATGTACGCGTGGGAGGACCTGAACGCATTGCTGCAACAGTTTCTGGCACTCAACTCGCCGCGCCACCACCCGCTCATCCTCACCGCCTTCGCCGACCTCTGGGCACCCCGCGGAGGCCTCTTCTGCCCTCCGTCCCCGTGCCTCTGA